From one Planococcus citri chromosome 3, ihPlaCitr1.1, whole genome shotgun sequence genomic stretch:
- the LOC135841832 gene encoding probable phosphoserine aminotransferase: protein MTGEVINFGAGPAKLPREVLLEVQKEILNCNNHGISVMEMSHRAANYEDIHNNTISLFKELLNIPDNYKVLFMHGGGNGLFSAIPFNLMTRTGEADYIVTGTWSKIAAEEAKKYGTVNQVLTLETGKELPDQSTWNLSPKASYLYYCANETVEGFEFPFIPENIDVPIVCDMSSNIATKVFDVSKFGLIFFGVQKNLGPAGVATVIIREDLIAGSLPQCPKIFEFASIAKINSLLNTPPTFVIYVVGKVLEYIKRNGGIAEMEKLSAIKSQLVYDVIDDSEGFYTNNVHPKYRSRINVTFRIKGGLDVEKKFLKLAEEQLNMIQLKGHRLVGGIRASLYNAITVEETAKLVGFMRLFQSEYKFDVTEEKKE from the exons ATGACTGGAGAAGTGATCAATTTTGGTGCTGGGCCAGCAAAATTACCCCGAGAG GTATTACTCGAAGTACAGAAAGAAATTCTGAATTGTAATAATCATGGCATCAGCGTTATGGAAATGAGTCATCGAGCCGCTAATTACGAAGATATTCACAACAATACGATATCGTTATTTAAAGAGTTATT gaATATTCCCGATAATTATAAAGTATTATTCATGCATGGAGGAGGAAACGGTTTATTCTCCGCTATCCCTTTCAATTTAATGACCAGAACTGGCGAAGCTGATTATATAGTCACTG GCACTTGGTCCAAAATTGCTGCTGAAGAAGCGAAAAAATATGGCACAGTGAACCAAGTGTTGACTTTAGAAACAGGAAAAGAGCTTCCGGATCAGTCGACGTGGAATTTGAGCCCAAAAGCTTCTTATTTATATTACTGCGCAAATGAAACAGTTGAAG GTTTCGAGTTTCCTTTCATACCTGAAAACATTGATGTCCCAATAGTCTGTGATATGTCTTCTAATATAGCTACGAAAGTTTTCGATGTCTCGAAG TTCggtttaatattttttggagTCCAAAAAAATCTAGGACCGGCTGGCGTTGCTACAGTAATCATTCGAGAAGACTTAATTGCTGGCTCGTTACCCCAATGtccgaaaattttcgaattcgcGAGCATAGCGAAAATTAATTCGTTGCTCAACACTCCTCCGACATTTGT AATATACGTAGTAGGCAAAGTGCTTGAATACATCAAACGTAACGGTGGCATcgcagaaatggaaaaattgagcgCCATAAAATCTCAACTAGTGTACGACGTTATTGACGATTCCGAAGGATTTTACACGAATAACGTGCATCCGAAATACCGAAGCAGAATAAACGTTACTTTTCGCATAAAAGGAGGGCTCGATGTGGAGAAAAAATTCCTCAAGTTGGCCGAAGAACAGCTGAATATGATACAGTTGAAAGGACATCG GCTTGTCGGTGGCATTCGAGCATCTCTTTATAACGCTATCACAGTCGAAGAAACAGCCAAACTTGTCGGATTCATGCGTTTATTCCAATCCGAATATAAATTCGATGttactgaagaaaaaaaagaataa